Within Actinoplanes sp. L3-i22, the genomic segment GCCCTGCCCGACGGCGCCGAGCACCAGGGTCACGGCGTGATCGTCCGGGTGACGTACTCCTACCAGGGCCGGGGCGCGCTGCTGCTGTTGCGCGACCCCGATCAGGCGACCTTCACCGAGGCCGGCCGATCGGTCGCGGCCGAGTTCGGGACCGCGGTCAATCGCGCGGTGACGGCGGCCGTGCTCTACCGCGAGCAGGCCGAGGTCGCCGAGACTCTGCGCACGGCGCTGCTGCCCGCGCCGATACCCGACGTCGCCGGTCTCGAGCTGGCGTCCGTGTACCGGCCGGCCCGCGAGGCGCTGCGCATCGGTGGCGACATCGTGCACGCCGAGCCGCGCACCGAGGGCGGCGTGTTCTGCGTCCTGGGCGACGTCTGCGGCAAGGGCGTCGAGGCGGCGGTGGCCGGCAACCGGCTACGACAGTCGCTCCAGGTGCTGCGCCGGATCAACGGACAACCCCTGGACATGCTGAACCTGCTGAACGCGGCGACCTTCGACCCGCACTCCACCGAGGCGACGCAGTTCGCCACCCTGATCGTCGGCGTCGTCGAGGCGCTGCCGCACGGGGGTGCCCGGCTGCGACTGGCCGCCGGCGGCCACCCGCCACCACTGGTCGTGCGGCAGACCGGAACCGTGGACCCGGTACCCATCGGCGGCATGATGCTCGGCGTCGAACACCCGGCGACGTTCGCCGAGGCGACGATCCAGCTCGCCCCGGAAGAGGCCTGCGTGCTCTACACCGACGGGGTCGTCGACGCCGAGGGCGGCCCGTACGGCGAGCCGTTCGGCCTGCGCCGTCTCGTCACCCTGCTGGGCGAGTACACCGGCATGCCGGCCGCCCTGGTGACCGAGCGGATCGGGCAGCGGACCGGCGACTGGCTGGGCCGAAGCGATCACGACGACATCGCGGCCCTGGTCATCCGGGCCACCCCGGCGAAACGAAACCACCGCCGCCATGATCGACCCGTTGTTACCGATGAGTTTCCTAAGGTGCGGTCCGGGGTGCACAATCACCGATCATGAGCGATCGTTCACGTGATTTCGAGGTGGTCATCTACGGCGCCACCGGCTTCGTCGGTGTGCTGGTGGCGCGCTATCTCGCCGGGCACGCGCCGGCCGGCACCCGGATCGCGCTGGCCGGGCGCTCAGCGGCGAAACTGGCGGCGGTGAAGTCCCGGCTGAACGTGGACTGGCCGATTCTGATCGCCGACGCGGCCGACCCGGACGCGCTGGCCACGCTGGCCGGGCGCACCCGCGTGGTGATCACCACGGTCGGGCCGTACGCGAAGTTCGGCCTTCCGCTCGTGCACGCCTGCGCCGCGGCCGGCACCGACTACGTCGACCTGACCGGTGAGGTGCTGTTCGCCCGGGACAGCATCGACCAGAACCACGAGCTCGCGCGCGGCACCGGTGCGCGGATCGTGCACTCGTGCGGCTTCGACTCCATCCCGTCCGACCTCGGCGTGCACGTCCTGCACCAGCTGATCGCCGCGGACGGCGCGGGCGAGCTGACCGACACCACGCTCGTCGTCACCAGCCTGCGCGGCGGGATCAGCGGCGGCACCATCGACTCGATGCGCAACCAGGTGGACGTGATGAAGCGGGAGCCGGCGCTGCGGCGGGTGGCCGGAAGCCCGTACTCGCTGAGCCCGGACCGCCAGGCCGAGCCGAAGGTGGGCCGGCAGAGCGACCTGGACACGTTCCCGGCCTCCGAAGTGGACCCGAAGCTGCGCGGCCGGCTCGCGCCGTTCGTGATGGCGTCCTACAACACCCGGGTGGTCCGGCGCAGCAACGCGTTGCGCTCCTGGGCGTACGGGCGGACCTTCAAGTACCGCGAGGCGATGAGCGTCGGCGCGTCACCGCTGTCCCCGGTGATCGCGATCGGGACGAAGCTGGGCCTGGGCGCGCTGTTCGCCGGGCTCGCGGTGCCGCCCACCCGCTTCCTGCTGGACCGGATCCTGCCGAAACCGGGCACCGGGCCGAGCGAGAAGTCGCAGCAGGAGGGCCACTTCACCATGGACATCTTCACGACGACGACGTCCGGCGCGCGGTACACCGCCCGGGTGCGGGCCAAGGGCGACCCGGGCTACGCGGCGACCTCGGTGATGCTCGGCGAGTCCGCGCTGGCCCTGGCGCTGGACCGGGCGGCGCTGCCGCCGTCCGAGGGCGGCGTCCTGACCCCGGCCACCGCCATCGGCGACGCGCTGGTCAGCCGCCTCCGGTCCGCCGGCCTCGAGATCACCGCCCGCCGACTCTGACCCCGGCCGCTTTTGCTCACGGTCGCTGTTCCGCCCAAGGCCGCTGCTCCTCACGGAGATCAAGGGCCGCTTTCGGTACGACCGTGAGCGCCGGCCGGCAAGGCTCGGGTCAGACCGGGCGCCGGGCGATCAGCTCGAACACGTGCCAGTGCTTGGGACCGCTGAAGGCCGGGCCGATCTCGTCCTGCTCGTGCCAGTGCTCGATGGTCAGGCCGTCGGCCAGCGCCCGCGCCCCGGCGGCGGTCAGGAACGTCATCCACGGCGTGGCGGACCAGGCGTCGTGGACGCCGAAGACGTCGACGGCGACCCGGCCGCCCGGGCGCAGTGCCGCGCGGATCAGGGTCCACACGCGATCGAAGGACGCGGGCTCCTGGAACGGCAGGGCGTAGCCGGCGTAGATCAGGTCGGCCGGCGGGAGCTCGGTGATCTGCTCGAAGCCGAGCAGGTGGGCGGTCAGCGCCGGGTGGCCGCGGTCGGCGGCGACCAGCATCGTCGGGTCGCTGTCGTAGGCGACGACCCGCCAGCCGTCGTCGAGCAGGGCGCGGGTCTCGCGGCCGGCGCCGCAACCCAGGTCGACGGCCGTCCGACCGGCGCCCCGGCCGGCCAGGTCCATCGCTCGGCGGCAGGTCTCACGGACAGGGCGGTCGGCCTGCTCGGCGTTGTAGGTCGCCCAGTGCCCGTCGGTGGTGGCGGGCAGGATCCGGCTGCCGGGAGCGGTCGCTGGCGTGGCCGGGCCGGCGGGCGGGATCGGCGGGGTGGGGCGGGATGGGGGCGTACCCGGGAAGTTGGACATGGAGCAAATGCTGCCGTGCGCGACAAGCTGGGGTGAAGGGTGCCTGAAGGGCGCCCTGGATGAAATCGGTAATCCGACGGATCGGCGGTCAAGAATCGTCTGCTGTGACCTGTCGAATCGCCACTAGCCGCATACGGGTCTTTCTGGGCAGGATCTGGGGGTGACCGCCCGCCCGCTGCCGCACCCGCTGAGGTTGGCGGGCAATGGCGTCGTGCTGCGCGAATGGACGCCCGACGATCTGGAAGATCTCGTGGCAATGCTGGACGAGCCGGACATCGCGCGCTGGACGCCGATGCCGTCCCCGTTCGACGTCGAGGCGGGGCTGGCCTATCTGAAACGGGCCCGGCAGGGGCGGCTGACCGGGCGGCGGATCCAGCTCGCGATCACCACGGACGGGTTCACCCCGCTGGGTGAGGTGCTGCTGTTCGGGGTCGAGCCGGCCCTGGGCGAGGCCGAGCTGGGCTATCTGGTCGGGGCGGCCCATCGGCGGCGCGGGCTGGCGTCGGCCGCGTTGTCGCTGCTCACCGAGTATGCCTGCGGCACGCTGCGGTTGAGCCGGCTGCTGCTGCGGATCGACCCGGGCAACTCGGCGAGCACCGCGGTGGCCCGCCGGTGCGGCTACCGGCTGACCGGCGAGCCGCCGATCCCACAGGAGGGGCCGTACGGCCCGACCAGCCTCGACACCTGGGAGTACGTGGACGGCCTGCCCGGCGCGCGCCGCGAACGCCTGAGAAATGTCGCAGCCCGGCGGTACGGTCGTCGCACCTGACCGACCGGGAGGTGGGCGAATGATCAACGTGGATCGCACCCAGGTGATGGCCTTCCGCCTGGCCGCCCTCGGGCTCGCCGAGCGCGGCGACGCGCGGCCGGCCGACCTGCCGGTGCTCGACCTGGGCGTGCAGGAGTACACCCCGGGCTCGACCAGCGTCGCGCTGGCCGCGCGGACCAGTGCCGACCTGGAGGATGACCGCCTGGTCACGGTCTGGGCGGCGCGCGGGGCGCCGCAGCTGCACCGGCTGGGCGACGTCGCGGCGCTGAGCGAGCGGCTCTGGCCGGTCAGCGACGCCGACGCGAGCGCGCGGATCAAGAGCGGCGCGATCCCGCAGGCGGCGCGGCTCGGGGTCGCGGCGCTGCGGGCCACGGCGGAGGCGTTCCGCGAGGTGGTGCGCGAGCCGATGCCGCGCGGCGCGGCGAGCACCGGGGTCAGCGCGCTGGTGCCGCGCGAGCTGACCTTCGACTGCAAGGCCTGCCGGGCCCGGCACATCTCCGGGACGGTCTGGCAGCAGGCCGGGCTGGCCGGCGGCGTGCGGGTGCTGTCCCGGGGGCGGGACGCGATGCTCGGGCCGCTGGACACCGGCCCGATCCCGGCCGCCAATCGGGGCATCGCCGAGCTGATCGCGACCTACCTGCGGTTCCTCGGTCCGGCCGGGCCCGCGGAGGTCGCGAAATACCTGCTCAGCACTACTGCGGAGATTCGTGCGGTCTGGCCCGCCGAGCTGGTCGAGTTGCGGGTCGACGGGCGTAAGGCGTGGCTGCCGGCCGACCGGGTGGGCGCGCTGGAGTCGGCTGCCACGCCGACGCGGGCCCGGCTCCTGCCGGCGATGGATCCGCTGCTCCAGGGGCGGGATCGGGACGTTCTCGTGCCGGAGCGGGAGCGGCACAAAGAGGTGTGGCGGGTGCTCGGCAATCCCGGGGTGGTGCTGCTCGACGGGGAGATCGCCGGGGTGTGGCGTCCGCGGCTGTCCGGGAAGAAGCGGGTGGACCTGACGGTGACCGCCTTCGGGCCGCTCACGGCCGCCCGGCGCGAGCGGATCGAGGCCGAGGCGGCGCAGGTGGCCCGGGCCCGCGGGGTCCCGTCCGCCACCACGACCTTCGAGTGACCAGGCCGCTTCCGCCGCCCGTGTTTGTCGCACCCGGCTGCGGGCGCGGCGTGTGGCGTCTCGACGGCTGCGCGCGGGGCGTGTGGCGTGCTGGGTTGGGCTGCGGGTGCGGGCCCGGGGTGTTTGGGGTCGTGGGGTGATGCGGCAGGCTGGGCTTTGGTGGCCGCTACGGTGTTCGGGTGAGCACGATCGGGTTCCTGCATACCGCTGAGGTGCACGTGGCGACGTTCCGTGCGCTGGTCGCCGAGCTGGCGCCGGGGTGGCGGGACGAGCATGTGGTCGACCCGAGCCTGCTCGCCGACGCGCGGGCCGGGATTCCGGTCGAGGAACGGGTCCGGGCGCGGCTGGGGGAGCTGGCCGGGGCCGACGTGATCGTCTGCACCTGCTCGACGATCGGGCCGGAGGCGGAACGCGCCGGGGTGGTTCGCGGGGACCGGCCGATGGCGCGGGCCGCGGTCGCCATCGGCGGGCGGATCGCGGTGGCCTACGCGGTGGAGTCCACGCTGGAGCCGACGACCGCTTTGCTGCTGGAGGAGGATCCCGGGGCGGATCTGGTGCCGGTGCCGTGCTTGGCGGCCTGGTCGTACTTCGAGGCCGGGGAGCTGGGCCGCTACCACGAGGCGATCGCGGCCCAGCTGCGTGACGTGGCGGCCGACGTGATCGTGCTGGCCCAGCCGAGCATGGCCCCGGCCGCCGCCCTGCTACCCGGCCGTCTGGTGCTGTCCAGCCCCCGAGCCGCCGTCCTCGCCGCCCTCCAGCACCCCTGACCGCGAGCCGCCGCGTTCTAGTACTCCTGACCGCGAGGCGAGGCGTTCCAGTACTCCTGACCGCGAGGCGCCGCGCTCGGACGCCGCGCCGACACTGGTCCTGGTCCTGGTCCTGGTCCTGGTCCTGGTCCTGGTCCTGGGACTGGGACTCGGCCCGGGCTGAGGTTGGTTCCGGGCTGGCCTGGGCCTGGGTTGTGCTGCGCCCGAGCCGCGCCGAGCCGGGCCGGGCCGAGCCAGGCCGAGCCTAGCCGGGCCAGGCCGGGCCGAGCCGAGCCGGGCCGGGCCGGGCCGAGCCGAGCCGGGTGGGGTGGGGGCGGGCGGGCTGGGCTGGGTGGGGCTGAGTGTGAGCGAGCCCGCGCCGTGCCGGGCGCGGGCTCGATCGGAGGAGGCCGGTCTCAGGGAGTGCGGAACTTGCGCAGGCGGTAGAACGCGCCGGCCGCGGTGACGAGGCTCCAGGCGGCGACGGTGACGGCGGCGATCCACCAGCCGACCGCACCGAGGACGATCGCGGCGACGGCTATCGCGGCGGCGACGAAGAACAGGGCTAACGGGGGCCGGGGGGCCGGAACACTGAAGTTCCCGCCGCCCATCCGGGCGCAGAAGTCGGGGTCGTCGCGCCGGAGCTGGCGCTCCAGCTGTGCCAGCCGTCGGCTGTCCTCTTTGCTGAGCATGTTTTGCTACCTTCCGGTCGCCGCGCCGGTGAAGCAAGGATCGAGGGTCGGCTATCCCGATCAAAGCCCATTGTTACCTCTGAGTTGCTTCCGTGATACGTCTGCGTGTGCCGAATTTTTCGCCCGAACTACCTGTGGACCCGATCGACGCGCCCAGCGGGGGATATGACCGGAAAGGTGTTCGGCACCCGGTACAACGGCTTTGCCGTGTTTCGATGACGGTGCGAACCGTCCGAATGCCGTCCCACGGATCGAGCCGATCAGGTCAGATGGCGAGAGAAACGACTGGTCACGGGGCTGCGAAAAACGCGGCGCCCGAGTTATCGGGCGCCGCGCAGTTGATGTTCCGAATCGAAGGATCGAAGACAGTGCGAGGGGGATCAGGCGCGCTCCCGGGAACCGCGGAACACCCAGATGCGCATCAGCAGGAAGCGGACCGCGGTCGCGATCAGGTTGGCCAGCACCAGGATCGACAATTCGACCATCCGGGACGGCTGGGTGGCGGCCGCGTCCAGCAGGGCGAGCGAGCCACTGGTCAGCGCCAGGCCGATGCCGAACACCACGAGCCCCTGCGCCTGGTGCCGGAGCGCGCCGTCCGTGCCGCTCACGCCGAAGGTCAGCCGCCGGTTCGCCGCGGTGTTCGCCACCGCCGTGACCAGGAGCGCGATCAGGTTCGCCGCCTGCGGGCCGACACCGACCCGGAGCAGGGCGTAGAGCGCCAGGTACGCCAGCGTGCTGGCCACGCCCACCCCGGCGAAGCGGATCAGCTGCCCGGTCAGGCCGGTCGGCACGCCCTCGACCGGCAGCGGGTTGCGCCCGAGCTGTTCGCGGAGCGTCGCGATCGGGAGCTTTCCGCTGCTCAGCGCGCGGGTGATCCGGACGATGCCCTTCAGGTCCGCCATCGCGGTCGAGACGATGTCGACCCGGCTGTCCGGGTCGTCCACCCAGTCCACCGGCACCTCGTGGATGCGCAGGCCGGCCCGCTCGGCCAGGACCAGCATCTCGGTGTCGAAGAACCAGCCGGTGTCCTCCACCATCGGCAGGAGCCGGCGGGCCACATCGGACCGGATCGCCTTGAAGCCACACTGCGCGTCGGAGAAGCGGGCGGCCATCGTCGTACGCAAAATCAGGTTGTAACTGCGGGAGATGAACTCGCGCTTGGCACCTCGGACGACGCGTGAGCCGCGGGCCAGCCGGGAACCGATCGCGAGGTCGGAGTGGCCCGAGATCAGCGGCGCGACCAGCGGCAACAGCGCGCCCAGATCGGTCGAGAGGTCGACGTCCATGTAGGCGAGGATCGCCGCGTCGGAGTGCGTCCAGACGTGGTTGAGCGCCCGGCCGCGGCCCTTCTGCGTCAGGTGCACCGCTTCGACCTCGGGAAACTCTGCCTTGAGACGCTGCGCCACGGCCGCGGTGCCGTCGATGCTCGCGTTGTCCGCGATGGTGACCCGGAACCGGTAGGGAAAATGCGCGGCGAGGTACGCGTGCAACCGCCGGACGCAGGGCTCGAGGTCGACCTCCTCGTTGTAGACCGGCACGACCACGTCGAGCACCGGTGCGGTGACGCGGGCCGAACCGGCGTCCTGCGAGGGCAGCGTCGAAAGGCTCATGGGAACAATTTCCGTCCCGCGTCTTTGCGCGCTGTATAAGAAGGCTGTGGGCCAACTGTGAGTTGTTGAGCCTTTCTGTCCGCTTTGTATCAGGGATGTTTCGGACCATTCGGTACGACGAAAGCGGGCGGCCCCGGAAGGGAGCCGCCCGCGTGGGTCGGATGTGGAGGGTGGTCAGCTCGCGGTGAGGTCGTACACCGTGGTGCTGCCGACGGTCGTCGCGGTGAAGTTCTCGGTCACCCAGGCGGAGATCTGGCTGCTGTCGCTGCTGCCCGAGCTGCCACCGCCGCCGATCCCGCTGCCGCCGATGAAGTAGTGGATCTTCCCGGCCGCCACGTACTCCTGGAACTGGGCGAGCGTCGGGGACGGGTCGGTGCCGTTGAAGCCGCCGACCGCCATCACCGGTTTCTCGGTGGCGAGCTGGTAGCCCGAGGCGTTCTGCGAACCGATCGCCGCGGCGACCCAGGTGTACTTGCCGGCGTCCTGCTCCAGCAGGGCCTTCATCTCGGTGCTGACCGTCGCGGCGTTGAGCAGGCCGCCCATTCCGCCGCCGCCCATGCCTCGGCCGCCACGGGCGCCGTCACCCTGCGTACCGTCGCCCTGGGTGTTTCCGCCCTGGGTGTTGGTGTTGTTGCCACCCGGGGCCTGGCCGCCGCCGAAGTTTCCGCCACCGGGGAAACCGCCGCCGTTCTGACCGCCGCCCGGGAATCCGCCGCCGTTCTGGCCGCCACCGGGGAAGCCGCCCCCGCCGCCGCGGTTGCCGCCACCGCGACCGCCGCCCGGACCGCCCATGCCGCCGCTCGACGGGCCGGCCGTCGGGATCGACCCGGTGTGCGGCTGGGACGCGGTCTGCACCGCGTACGCCGCCGGCCCGGCCAGCGCCGTGATCAGCGCGATCACCCCGCCGACCAGGGCGATCCGCCGGCCCAGCCGGAACGAGGCGACCACCGCGACCGCCGCCACGATGCCGACGATCAGGACCGGCAGGCGCAGCCAGGGCAGGAAGTCCGAACTGCGGCCCAGCAGCGTGTACGACCACCAGGCGGTGACCGCGATCGTCGCGCCCAGGGTCAGCGCCGCGAAGATGTTCGCCCGGTGCTTCCAGAGCAGGGTCACGCCCATGCCGACCACCGCGCCGACCGCCGGGGCGAGCGCCACCGTGTAGTACGCGTGGAAGATGCCCTGCATGAAGCTGAAGATCAACCCGGTGATCAGCAGCCACGAGCCCCACAGCACGAGGCCGGCGCGCTGCAGGTCGGTGCGGGCCCGGCGGGCCGTGATCACCAGACCGGCGGCCAGCACGATCAGCGCGGCCGGCAGCAGCCAGGAGATCTGACCGCCCTGCGAGGAGTCGAACATCCGGCTCCAGCCGGTCTCGCCCCACATCCCGCCGCCGGCGCCACCGCCACCGCCGCCTCCGACGCTGCCGGTCTCCTCACCGTTGAGCCGGCCCAGGCCGTTGTAGCCGAGGGCGAGCTCGAGCAGGCTGTT encodes:
- a CDS encoding PP2C family protein-serine/threonine phosphatase: MTVRHTAMNGNQHDDDAPVEAGGAACPDRGRDLLIAAYRTLGRSLNLDRTAAAAVRLALPELARVAVLVLAVDRQEARWWAAGQESAPAPKPDQDNTVAQADLPGWIQATLTDSGGARVRPIPPGRWALPDGAEHQGHGVIVRVTYSYQGRGALLLLRDPDQATFTEAGRSVAAEFGTAVNRAVTAAVLYREQAEVAETLRTALLPAPIPDVAGLELASVYRPAREALRIGGDIVHAEPRTEGGVFCVLGDVCGKGVEAAVAGNRLRQSLQVLRRINGQPLDMLNLLNAATFDPHSTEATQFATLIVGVVEALPHGGARLRLAAGGHPPPLVVRQTGTVDPVPIGGMMLGVEHPATFAEATIQLAPEEACVLYTDGVVDAEGGPYGEPFGLRRLVTLLGEYTGMPAALVTERIGQRTGDWLGRSDHDDIAALVIRATPAKRNHRRHDRPVVTDEFPKVRSGVHNHRS
- a CDS encoding glycosyltransferase family 39 protein; protein product: MTSITSTSPPDAAAVVEGEPVVDETPSPPRDRTGAARWLLGRSDAPWIRPSLFALLIGTAFLYIWGLGASGWSNAFYSAAVQAGSASWKAFFYGSSDAANSITVDKTPASLWIMAISVRMFGLSTWSILVPQALLGVASTGLLYATVRRGFGPAAGLIAGTVTALTPVAVLMFRFNNPDALLVLLMVAGAYATLRAVESGSTKWLVLAGVFVGFGFLTKMLQALLVVPAYGLAYLIAGPPKLLKRVWQLLLSLGALIVSAGWYIAIVELVPASARPYIGGSQNNSLLELALGYNGLGRLNGEETGSVGGGGGGGAGGGMWGETGWSRMFDSSQGGQISWLLPAALIVLAAGLVITARRARTDLQRAGLVLWGSWLLITGLIFSFMQGIFHAYYTVALAPAVGAVVGMGVTLLWKHRANIFAALTLGATIAVTAWWSYTLLGRSSDFLPWLRLPVLIVGIVAAVAVVASFRLGRRIALVGGVIALITALAGPAAYAVQTASQPHTGSIPTAGPSSGGMGGPGGGRGGGNRGGGGGFPGGGQNGGGFPGGGQNGGGFPGGGNFGGGQAPGGNNTNTQGGNTQGDGTQGDGARGGRGMGGGGMGGLLNAATVSTEMKALLEQDAGKYTWVAAAIGSQNASGYQLATEKPVMAVGGFNGTDPSPTLAQFQEYVAAGKIHYFIGGSGIGGGGSSGSSDSSQISAWVTENFTATTVGSTTVYDLTAS
- a CDS encoding DUF3040 domain-containing protein, which translates into the protein MLSKEDSRRLAQLERQLRRDDPDFCARMGGGNFSVPAPRPPLALFFVAAAIAVAAIVLGAVGWWIAAVTVAAWSLVTAAGAFYRLRKFRTP
- a CDS encoding GNAT family N-acetyltransferase — its product is MTARPLPHPLRLAGNGVVLREWTPDDLEDLVAMLDEPDIARWTPMPSPFDVEAGLAYLKRARQGRLTGRRIQLAITTDGFTPLGEVLLFGVEPALGEAELGYLVGAAHRRRGLASAALSLLTEYACGTLRLSRLLLRIDPGNSASTAVARRCGYRLTGEPPIPQEGPYGPTSLDTWEYVDGLPGARRERLRNVAARRYGRRT
- a CDS encoding trans-acting enoyl reductase family protein, whose amino-acid sequence is MSDRSRDFEVVIYGATGFVGVLVARYLAGHAPAGTRIALAGRSAAKLAAVKSRLNVDWPILIADAADPDALATLAGRTRVVITTVGPYAKFGLPLVHACAAAGTDYVDLTGEVLFARDSIDQNHELARGTGARIVHSCGFDSIPSDLGVHVLHQLIAADGAGELTDTTLVVTSLRGGISGGTIDSMRNQVDVMKREPALRRVAGSPYSLSPDRQAEPKVGRQSDLDTFPASEVDPKLRGRLAPFVMASYNTRVVRRSNALRSWAYGRTFKYREAMSVGASPLSPVIAIGTKLGLGALFAGLAVPPTRFLLDRILPKPGTGPSEKSQQEGHFTMDIFTTTTSGARYTARVRAKGDPGYAATSVMLGESALALALDRAALPPSEGGVLTPATAIGDALVSRLRSAGLEITARRL
- a CDS encoding trans-aconitate 2-methyltransferase, producing MSNFPGTPPSRPTPPIPPAGPATPATAPGSRILPATTDGHWATYNAEQADRPVRETCRRAMDLAGRGAGRTAVDLGCGAGRETRALLDDGWRVVAYDSDPTMLVAADRGHPALTAHLLGFEQITELPPADLIYAGYALPFQEPASFDRVWTLIRAALRPGGRVAVDVFGVHDAWSATPWMTFLTAAGARALADGLTIEHWHEQDEIGPAFSGPKHWHVFELIARRPV
- a CDS encoding bifunctional glycosyltransferase family 2/GtrA family protein; the encoded protein is MSLSTLPSQDAGSARVTAPVLDVVVPVYNEEVDLEPCVRRLHAYLAAHFPYRFRVTIADNASIDGTAAVAQRLKAEFPEVEAVHLTQKGRGRALNHVWTHSDAAILAYMDVDLSTDLGALLPLVAPLISGHSDLAIGSRLARGSRVVRGAKREFISRSYNLILRTTMAARFSDAQCGFKAIRSDVARRLLPMVEDTGWFFDTEMLVLAERAGLRIHEVPVDWVDDPDSRVDIVSTAMADLKGIVRITRALSSGKLPIATLREQLGRNPLPVEGVPTGLTGQLIRFAGVGVASTLAYLALYALLRVGVGPQAANLIALLVTAVANTAANRRLTFGVSGTDGALRHQAQGLVVFGIGLALTSGSLALLDAAATQPSRMVELSILVLANLIATAVRFLLMRIWVFRGSRERA
- a CDS encoding DNA glycosylase AlkZ-like family protein, whose amino-acid sequence is MINVDRTQVMAFRLAALGLAERGDARPADLPVLDLGVQEYTPGSTSVALAARTSADLEDDRLVTVWAARGAPQLHRLGDVAALSERLWPVSDADASARIKSGAIPQAARLGVAALRATAEAFREVVREPMPRGAASTGVSALVPRELTFDCKACRARHISGTVWQQAGLAGGVRVLSRGRDAMLGPLDTGPIPAANRGIAELIATYLRFLGPAGPAEVAKYLLSTTAEIRAVWPAELVELRVDGRKAWLPADRVGALESAATPTRARLLPAMDPLLQGRDRDVLVPERERHKEVWRVLGNPGVVLLDGEIAGVWRPRLSGKKRVDLTVTAFGPLTAARRERIEAEAAQVARARGVPSATTTFE